A window of Fictibacillus halophilus contains these coding sequences:
- a CDS encoding YesK family protein: protein MFFGMPFLISMVPGVIVLFLTWWLRKKNVSLFIKLLPSIGTVISSFAILYVSLEFIRGFEGAGYGVLAFFLLCYGVAAYFLATKRITVIPNTKKG, encoded by the coding sequence ATGTTTTTTGGAATGCCTTTTCTTATTAGCATGGTTCCAGGCGTAATCGTCCTCTTTCTTACATGGTGGCTAAGAAAAAAGAACGTCTCTTTGTTCATCAAGCTTTTACCTAGTATAGGAACGGTGATTAGCTCCTTTGCCATTCTTTATGTAAGTTTAGAGTTCATTCGTGGTTTTGAAGGAGCAGGTTATGGAGTCCTGGCGTTTTTCTTACTTTGTTATGGAGTTGCCGCTTATTTCCTTGCTACAAAAAGAATCACCGTCATTCCAAACACAAAAAAAGGATAA
- a CDS encoding ferredoxin family protein: MSERKCQSIEEKQYLVRFNADTKSHLTVMDADVCLNHCPDKICTIFCPAEVYKWEEIRMHVGYEGCHECGSCRIGCPHQNIKWEYPKGGHGIVFRLG, translated from the coding sequence ATGAGCGAAAGAAAGTGTCAGAGCATCGAAGAAAAACAGTATCTCGTTCGTTTTAACGCAGACACAAAGTCACATCTCACCGTTATGGATGCCGATGTGTGTTTGAACCACTGTCCTGATAAAATCTGCACGATTTTCTGTCCGGCAGAAGTGTATAAGTGGGAAGAGATTCGGATGCACGTAGGATACGAGGGCTGTCACGAGTGCGGAAGCTGCCGAATCGGGTGTCCGCATCAAAACATCAAGTGGGAATATCCAAAAGGCGGGCATGGGATTGTGTTTCGTTTGGGGTAA